Proteins found in one Paenibacillus dendritiformis genomic segment:
- the citZ gene encoding citrate synthase: MTATKGLEGIVAAESSISSIIDGTLTYRGYNIDDLADYATFEEVVYLLWHGKLPNRDELSALQKQFDENAAISPAVIDQMRLYPSNANTMAVLRSAISALALYDELADDMSREANVAKAVNLQAKLPTVVAAYARLRAGKEPVAPQAGRSIAYNFLYMLTGEEPEASAVKAMDKALVLHADHELNASTFAARVTVATLSDIYSGIVSAIGALKGPLHGGANEAVMKMLEEIGSLDRVEDYIQDKLNRREKIMGFGHRVYKNGDPRAKHLQAMSRELGSKSGNLELYNMSVRIEEIVTGQKGLKPNVDFYSASVYTLLGIPRDLFTPIFAVSRVSGWTAHILEQYENNRIIRPRAEYTGPAVQRYVPLADR, translated from the coding sequence ATGACAGCGACGAAAGGTTTGGAAGGTATTGTTGCAGCGGAATCGTCGATCAGCTCGATTATCGACGGCACGCTGACCTACCGCGGTTACAATATCGACGATTTGGCTGATTACGCAACCTTTGAAGAGGTCGTGTACTTGCTCTGGCATGGCAAGCTGCCGAACCGTGACGAATTATCTGCATTACAGAAGCAATTCGACGAGAATGCGGCAATTTCTCCTGCCGTCATCGATCAAATGAGATTGTACCCGTCGAACGCCAATACGATGGCTGTTCTCCGCTCCGCCATTTCCGCCCTGGCTCTGTATGACGAGTTGGCCGACGATATGAGCCGGGAGGCGAATGTCGCCAAGGCGGTGAACCTGCAGGCGAAGCTGCCTACCGTGGTTGCCGCTTATGCGCGTCTTCGCGCGGGCAAGGAGCCGGTAGCTCCGCAAGCCGGCCGTTCCATCGCATACAATTTCTTGTATATGCTGACCGGGGAAGAGCCGGAGGCAAGCGCTGTAAAAGCGATGGACAAAGCGCTCGTCCTTCACGCAGATCATGAGTTAAACGCTTCCACGTTCGCCGCCCGCGTCACGGTGGCGACGCTATCCGACATCTATTCCGGCATCGTATCGGCTATCGGAGCCTTGAAGGGACCTCTTCATGGCGGAGCCAACGAAGCCGTCATGAAGATGCTTGAAGAGATCGGCTCGCTCGACCGCGTGGAGGATTACATTCAAGATAAGCTCAATCGAAGAGAAAAGATTATGGGCTTCGGACACCGCGTCTACAAGAACGGAGATCCGCGGGCGAAGCATCTTCAGGCGATGTCTCGCGAGCTTGGCAGCAAGAGCGGCAATCTCGAACTGTATAACATGTCGGTGCGGATCGAAGAGATTGTGACCGGTCAGAAGGGTCTGAAGCCGAACGTCGACTTCTATTCGGCCTCGGTGTACACGCTGCTTGGCATTCCGCGCGATCTGTTCACTCCGATCTTCGCGGTAAGCCGGGTGTCCGGGTGGACGGCTCATATTTTGGAGCAGTACGAGAACAACCGGATTATCCGTCCGCGCGCCGAGTATACCGGACCGGCCGTCCAGCGCTACGTTCCGCTTGCGGATCGATAA
- the mdh gene encoding malate dehydrogenase codes for MAIRRNKITVVGAGFTGATTALMLAQKELGDVVLVDIPQLENPTKGKALDMLEASPVQGFDSQITGTSNYEDTKDSDIVIITAGVARKPGMSRDDLVNTNAGIVKSVCENVKKYCPNAYVIILSNPVDAMTYAAFETLGFPKNRVIGQSGVLDTARYCTFIAQELNVSVEDVRGVVLGGHGDDMVPLVRYTNVGGVPIEKLIPQERIDAIVQRTRVGGGEIVNLLGNGSAYYAPAASLVQMTEAILKDKKRILPVIAYLEGEYGYDQLFMGVLAVLGGDGIERVIEIDLTPEERAALDKSAESVRNVIKVVAG; via the coding sequence ATGGCTATTCGACGCAACAAGATTACAGTAGTAGGTGCGGGATTCACGGGCGCTACTACTGCTTTGATGCTCGCCCAAAAGGAACTCGGAGACGTTGTATTGGTGGATATCCCCCAACTCGAGAATCCAACGAAGGGGAAGGCGCTTGACATGCTGGAGGCAAGCCCGGTGCAAGGGTTCGACAGCCAGATTACAGGTACCTCCAACTATGAAGATACGAAGGATTCCGACATCGTCATCATTACGGCGGGTGTAGCGCGGAAGCCGGGCATGAGCCGGGACGATCTCGTCAACACGAATGCAGGCATTGTGAAGTCCGTCTGCGAGAATGTGAAAAAATACTGCCCAAATGCTTACGTCATCATTTTGAGCAATCCGGTCGATGCGATGACCTACGCCGCATTCGAGACGCTTGGCTTCCCGAAGAACCGCGTCATCGGCCAATCCGGCGTGCTGGACACGGCTCGTTACTGCACGTTCATCGCGCAGGAATTGAACGTGTCGGTGGAAGATGTCCGCGGAGTCGTGCTTGGCGGACATGGCGACGACATGGTGCCGCTCGTTCGGTACACGAATGTCGGCGGCGTACCGATTGAGAAGCTGATTCCGCAGGAGCGCATTGATGCGATCGTGCAGCGCACCCGCGTCGGCGGTGGCGAGATCGTGAACCTGCTTGGCAACGGCAGCGCCTACTATGCCCCGGCGGCTTCGCTGGTACAGATGACCGAAGCGATTCTGAAGGACAAGAAGCGCATTCTGCCGGTCATCGCTTACCTGGAAGGCGAATACGGCTACGACCAGCTGTTCATGGGCGTATTGGCCGTACTGGGCGGCGACGGCATCGAGAGAGTGATTGAGATTGACTTGACGCCGGAAGAGCGGGCGGCATTGGACAAATCGGCCGAATCCGTACGGAATGTTATCAAAGTTGTTGCCGGATAA
- the icd gene encoding NADP-dependent isocitrate dehydrogenase: MVQLEKFELPTEGEKITIQDGKLQVPNHPIIPFIEGDGTGRDIWRASKRVLDAAVEKAYKGERKLAWYEVFAGEKAYNTYGEWLPNDTLTAIREYIVAIKGPLTTPIGGGIRSLNVALRQELDLYTCLRPVRYFNGVPSPVKRPELVDMVIFRENTEDIYAGIEYASGSEEVKKVIAFLQQEMGVKKIRFPETSGIGIKPVSSEGSKRLVRAAIEYAITHKRKSVTLVHKGNIMKFTEGAFKNWGYEVAEQEFAEQTFTWGQYDRIKEAEGVDAANKAQAEAEAAGKIIIKDAIADIALQQVLTRPKDFDVIATLNLNGDYLSDALAAQVGGIGIAPGANINYVTGHAIFEATHGTAPKYADLDVVNPGSVILSGVMLLEHLGWQEAADLIYKGMETAINNKTVTYDFARLMDDATEVKCSQFADHIINHMK, encoded by the coding sequence ATGGTTCAATTGGAGAAGTTCGAGTTACCTACTGAAGGCGAGAAAATTACAATTCAAGACGGCAAGCTGCAAGTGCCTAATCATCCGATTATCCCGTTCATCGAAGGCGACGGAACGGGCCGCGATATTTGGCGCGCATCGAAGCGGGTGCTCGATGCCGCAGTCGAGAAGGCGTACAAGGGCGAGCGCAAGCTGGCGTGGTATGAGGTGTTCGCGGGCGAGAAGGCCTACAACACATACGGCGAATGGCTGCCGAACGATACGCTGACAGCGATTCGTGAATATATCGTCGCGATCAAGGGACCGTTGACGACGCCAATCGGCGGCGGCATCCGTTCCCTGAACGTCGCGCTTCGCCAAGAGCTGGATCTGTACACCTGCTTGCGTCCGGTCCGCTATTTCAACGGCGTTCCTTCTCCGGTCAAGCGTCCGGAATTGGTTGACATGGTCATTTTCCGTGAAAATACTGAAGATATCTATGCCGGCATCGAGTATGCTTCCGGATCGGAAGAAGTGAAGAAAGTGATTGCCTTCCTGCAGCAGGAAATGGGCGTTAAGAAAATCCGCTTCCCTGAGACTTCCGGCATCGGCATCAAGCCGGTATCTTCCGAAGGCTCGAAGCGTCTCGTGCGCGCAGCGATCGAATACGCGATCACCCATAAGCGCAAGAGCGTAACGCTGGTTCACAAAGGCAACATTATGAAGTTCACGGAAGGCGCGTTCAAGAACTGGGGCTACGAAGTAGCCGAGCAGGAATTCGCCGAGCAGACGTTCACTTGGGGCCAGTACGATCGCATCAAGGAAGCGGAAGGCGTAGATGCAGCGAACAAGGCCCAGGCGGAAGCGGAAGCGGCCGGCAAGATCATCATCAAGGACGCCATCGCCGATATCGCGCTGCAGCAAGTGCTGACGCGTCCGAAGGACTTCGACGTCATCGCTACGCTGAACCTGAACGGCGACTACTTGTCCGACGCGCTGGCTGCGCAAGTTGGCGGCATCGGCATTGCCCCTGGCGCGAACATCAACTATGTTACCGGACATGCCATTTTCGAAGCGACGCACGGAACCGCGCCGAAATACGCGGATCTCGATGTCGTCAATCCGGGCTCCGTTATTCTGTCCGGCGTCATGCTGCTGGAGCATCTTGGCTGGCAGGAAGCTGCCGACCTGATCTACAAAGGCATGGAGACGGCCATCAATAACAAGACCGTAACCTATGACTTTGCCCGTCTGATGGACGATGCAACGGAAGTGAAATGCTCGCAATTCGCTGATCATATCATTAACCATATGAAATAG
- a CDS encoding ABC transporter substrate-binding protein, with amino-acid sequence MMKRLISVTLILVLALIFTGCGQKEGAQATGSQESAAQQNEKAAEEQKTEEHKAESTQEADFKVVNTSRGEVKIPVNPQRVVDLAYATEELLIMGIKPIMSSAGPDLPDYLKDKLEGVTLVDAGSVKVEDVMALNPDLIITSGRTEKLYDQLTQIAPTVQLEGDFYTWRERFPEMAGILGKEKEMNEWLAQYEEKAKKIGDEIKAVTGDATFALYVTNASQYRIYGKALLGDVLFSDLKLPMGEGAPTESSVEIVSLENLFKFDPDYIFLGLYGNNLAVAQKKLDDMQKSELWGKLKAAKNGHVYMLDNPTWSLGTFPLGKEKALEMVRDMVLKK; translated from the coding sequence GCACTTATTTTTACAGGATGCGGCCAAAAGGAAGGCGCCCAGGCAACAGGCAGCCAGGAAAGTGCAGCTCAGCAGAATGAGAAGGCAGCGGAGGAACAGAAGACAGAGGAACATAAGGCGGAGTCCACGCAGGAAGCCGACTTCAAGGTGGTCAACACATCGCGCGGCGAAGTGAAAATTCCGGTGAACCCCCAACGCGTCGTCGACCTTGCCTATGCAACTGAAGAATTATTGATCATGGGCATCAAGCCGATTATGTCGTCAGCCGGCCCGGATCTGCCCGATTACTTGAAGGACAAGCTGGAAGGAGTAACCTTGGTGGATGCCGGCTCCGTGAAGGTGGAAGACGTGATGGCGCTGAATCCGGATTTGATTATTACGAGCGGCCGCACGGAGAAGCTGTACGATCAGCTCACGCAAATAGCGCCTACGGTCCAGTTGGAGGGCGACTTTTACACGTGGCGCGAACGCTTCCCTGAGATGGCCGGCATCTTGGGCAAAGAAAAGGAAATGAATGAATGGCTTGCTCAATATGAAGAAAAAGCGAAGAAAATCGGCGATGAAATTAAAGCCGTCACAGGAGATGCTACGTTTGCCCTGTACGTGACGAATGCGTCGCAATACCGGATTTACGGAAAAGCCTTGCTCGGCGACGTCTTGTTCTCTGACTTGAAGCTGCCGATGGGCGAAGGAGCGCCGACGGAGTCAAGCGTTGAAATTGTCTCACTTGAAAATCTGTTCAAGTTCGATCCGGACTATATTTTCTTGGGCCTGTACGGCAATAATTTGGCCGTGGCGCAAAAAAAGCTGGATGACATGCAAAAATCCGAGCTATGGGGCAAGCTGAAGGCAGCCAAAAACGGCCATGTCTATATGCTGGACAATCCAACATGGTCGTTAGGGACATTCCCGCTCGGCAAAGAAAAAGCACTTGAAATGGTGCGCGATATGGTATTGAAAAAATAA